In Nocardioides sp. JS614, the sequence CGAGGACGAGGTCGATCCCTCGCCGACGAGCACCGGAGCGCCAGGCCCCGTACTCGACGTCGTCACCGACGACCCGGACGGGGTCGCCGCTGTGATGCTCGAGAACGGCGCCGTCGCGGTGTTCCCGGTCGTCGACCAACCGTACGGCGCGCGCGGCGGCCGCATCCGCGACCCCTTCGGCGTGCAGTGGTTGCTGCAGACCCCGGTCACGATGACCCCCGACGAGGTGCGGGCCGCCCTAGACTGACCCGCTCCGGCGGCGCCAGCGTCGTTGTGGTTTGGTCACCAACGACAGATCGGGAGCGCTCCCAACTGTGGTTGGTGACCAAACGACGGACATCACCGGGCGCGGAGCCGACCCCGGCCCTCCCAGGCCGGCCGTGGACCGATCTACTCGTCGCCCTGACGGCGCTTGAGGTACCGCTCGAACTCGCGCGCGATCGCCTCGCCGGACGCTTCGGGCAGGTCGGTGGTGTCGCGGGTCTCCTCGAGGGCCCGCACGTAGTCCGCGATGTCCTCGTCCTCCTGGGCGAGCTCGTCGACACCACGCTCCCAGGCGCGGGCGTCCTCGGGCAGGTCGCCGAGGGGGATGCTGACCTCGAGCAGGTCCTCGAGCTGTCCGATCAGCGCGAGCGTCGCCTTGGGGCACGGCGGCTGCGCGACGTAGTGAGGGACCGCCGCCCAGTACGACACGGCCGGCACGTCCACCCGCATGCACGCGTCCTGGAAGACGCCGACGATGCCCGTCGGTCCCTCGTACGTCGACTGCTCGAGCTTGAGCCGGTCGACGAGCTCGGGCT encodes:
- a CDS encoding VOC family protein, with product MPDNALRPKLILADADAAIRWYTANLGATESVRYEHGGSVVFAELVVFGTSVTLKDEDEVDPSPTSTGAPGPVLDVVTDDPDGVAAVMLENGAVAVFPVVDQPYGARGGRIRDPFGVQWLLQTPVTMTPDEVRAALD